A single region of the Mycobacterium avium subsp. avium genome encodes:
- a CDS encoding DoxX family protein has protein sequence MTPYDVGLLILRLVLGVTLAAHGYNKFFGGGRIPGTARWFESIGMKPGKFHATVAASTEMAAGLGLAAGLLTPIPAAGFVSLMLVAAWTVHRPNGFFIVKEGWEYNLVLAASAVVVATLGAGRLSLDWLVFGKNWMDGWNGLLISLLLGLAGAIGQLVIFYRPPAKQAG, from the coding sequence ATGACTCCCTACGACGTCGGGTTACTGATCCTGCGGCTGGTGTTGGGCGTGACGTTGGCCGCGCATGGCTACAACAAGTTCTTCGGCGGTGGCCGTATCCCGGGCACCGCCCGGTGGTTCGAGAGCATAGGCATGAAGCCGGGCAAGTTCCACGCCACCGTGGCGGCAAGCACGGAAATGGCCGCCGGTCTGGGCCTGGCCGCCGGGTTGCTCACCCCGATCCCGGCGGCGGGCTTCGTCTCGCTGATGCTGGTCGCGGCGTGGACGGTGCACCGCCCCAACGGCTTCTTCATCGTCAAGGAGGGCTGGGAATACAACCTGGTGCTGGCGGCCAGCGCGGTGGTGGTGGCCACCCTGGGCGCCGGCCGGCTCAGCCTGGATTGGCTGGTCTTCGGCAAGAACTGGATGGACGGCTGGAACGGCCTGCTGATCTCGCTGCTGCTCGGCCTGGCCGGGGCCATCGGCCAGCTGGTGATCTTCTACCGGCCGCCCGCCAAGCAAGCCGGGTAG
- a CDS encoding pyruvate, phosphate dikinase: MVLLDGTSSHPRELLGNKGHGIEVMRRHHLPVPPAFCLTTAVGLRYLADPAATMDAVWDDVLDRIGWLQAQTSRTFGRGPRPLLVSVRSGATQSMPGMMDTLLNLGINDSVEQALAAEHGPAFARDTHRRFREMYRRIVGVERPVPSDPYTQLRAGIEAVFASWNSPRARAYRAHYGFADRHGTAVVVQAMVFGNHGPNSGAGAFFSRNPITGDDEPFGEWLPGGQGDDVVSGSVDVEPIAALRDEQPAVYDQLMAAARTLERLDRDVQEIEFTVEDGALWLLQTRAAERSAQAAVRSALQLRREGLIDEAETLRRVTPAHVRPLLMPALQPEIRLAAPLLAKGLPACPGVVSGTAYADVDEALHAAERGEPVILVRDHTRPEDVSGMLAARGIVTEVGGAASHAAVVSRELGRVAVVGCGAGVAAMLAGRRITVDGAEGEVREGELSLSAWSENDTPELRELAEIARRISPLRAHSGGDHPRLDDDSESAVRAALAAGQTDVVSPTPLLVMLTALREGAP, encoded by the coding sequence GTGGTGTTGCTGGACGGCACATCGAGTCACCCCCGCGAGCTGCTGGGCAACAAGGGCCACGGCATCGAGGTGATGCGCCGCCACCACCTGCCGGTGCCGCCCGCGTTCTGCCTCACCACCGCGGTGGGCCTGCGGTATCTGGCCGACCCCGCGGCGACGATGGACGCCGTCTGGGACGACGTGCTGGACCGGATCGGCTGGCTGCAGGCGCAGACCTCGCGCACGTTCGGGCGGGGCCCGCGCCCGCTGCTGGTCAGCGTGCGCTCGGGGGCCACCCAGTCGATGCCCGGGATGATGGACACCCTGTTGAACCTCGGCATCAACGACTCCGTGGAGCAGGCGCTGGCCGCCGAGCACGGCCCGGCGTTCGCCCGCGACACCCACCGGCGGTTCCGCGAGATGTACCGGCGCATCGTGGGTGTCGAGCGGCCGGTGCCGTCCGACCCGTACACGCAGTTGCGCGCCGGCATCGAGGCCGTGTTCGCGTCGTGGAACTCCCCGCGCGCCCGCGCCTACCGCGCCCATTACGGTTTCGCCGACCGGCACGGCACCGCCGTCGTCGTGCAGGCCATGGTGTTCGGCAATCACGGCCCCAATTCCGGTGCGGGAGCGTTCTTTTCGCGCAATCCGATCACCGGGGACGACGAGCCGTTCGGCGAGTGGCTGCCCGGGGGCCAGGGCGACGACGTGGTGTCGGGATCGGTCGACGTGGAACCGATCGCCGCGCTGCGCGACGAGCAGCCGGCCGTCTACGACCAGCTGATGGCCGCCGCCCGGACGCTGGAGCGGTTGGACCGTGACGTCCAGGAGATCGAGTTCACCGTCGAGGACGGCGCCCTGTGGTTGCTGCAGACCAGGGCGGCCGAACGCTCGGCGCAGGCGGCGGTGCGCTCGGCGCTGCAGCTGCGACGGGAGGGGCTGATCGACGAGGCCGAGACGCTGCGGCGGGTCACCCCGGCGCACGTGCGGCCGCTGCTGATGCCCGCTCTGCAACCCGAAATACGTTTGGCGGCACCACTTCTGGCCAAGGGCCTACCTGCCTGCCCCGGCGTGGTATCCGGCACGGCCTACGCCGACGTCGACGAGGCGCTGCACGCCGCCGAGCGGGGCGAACCGGTGATCCTGGTGCGCGACCACACCCGGCCCGAAGACGTGTCGGGCATGCTGGCCGCGCGGGGCATCGTCACCGAGGTGGGCGGCGCGGCCAGCCATGCGGCGGTGGTCAGCCGGGAACTGGGCCGGGTGGCCGTGGTGGGTTGCGGCGCCGGGGTGGCCGCGATGCTGGCGGGCCGGCGGATCACCGTGGACGGCGCCGAAGGCGAAGTGCGCGAAGGCGAATTGTCCCTGTCCGCGTGGTCCGAGAACGATACCCCGGAGCTGCGCGAGCTGGCCGAGATCGCGCGGCGGATCAGCCCGCTGCGCGCCCATTCCGGCGGCGACCATCCGCGGCTGGACGACGACTCCGAGAGTGCGGTGCGCGCGGCCCTGGCCGCCGGGCAGACCGACGTGGTCTCGCCCACCCCACTGCTGGTCATGCTGACCGCGCTGCGCGAGGGCGCGCCGTGA
- a CDS encoding WS/DGAT domain-containing protein, whose translation MTGHRMAAVDAQFYWMSAKIPNDEFLLYAFDGEPADYPAAADQLRRRADAEPALSIRVRDRGRLRYPHWVPAAVAPEQVVRHELAEHSWDGCLAAVAGLADDQLDLRRMAWRLHVFGPVDGIPGVRGPGTVAVLQVAHALADGARAAALAARLFGRAAPVPEVPVPRPGWLPWRAAVAARTHRQLVRDTRAGRLAPGAGPRPLLPTNARPAGVRSLRTLVRHRAQLPGPTATVAVLGAVAQALSDLLGDQADSLGAEVPMAKPGAPQAYNHFGNVVVDLHPRLGAQARAERIAAGLAAGRRRFGHPATRAADRAFAAVPAALLRWGVDQFDADQRPYQVAGNTVVSSVNRGPADLSFGGARVVLTAGYPALSPVMGLTHGVHGIGDTIAISVHAAASAVPDVDAYLALLDAAL comes from the coding sequence ATGACGGGCCACCGGATGGCGGCCGTCGATGCGCAGTTCTACTGGATGTCGGCCAAGATCCCCAACGACGAGTTCCTGCTGTACGCCTTCGACGGCGAGCCGGCCGATTACCCGGCTGCCGCCGATCAGCTGCGCCGGCGGGCCGACGCGGAGCCGGCGCTGAGCATCCGGGTGCGCGACCGCGGCCGGCTGCGCTACCCGCACTGGGTGCCCGCGGCCGTCGCCCCCGAGCAGGTGGTCCGCCACGAGTTGGCCGAGCACAGCTGGGACGGGTGCCTGGCCGCTGTCGCCGGGCTCGCCGACGACCAACTCGACCTTCGCCGGATGGCCTGGCGGCTGCACGTTTTCGGCCCGGTCGACGGCATTCCGGGGGTCCGCGGGCCGGGCACGGTCGCGGTGCTGCAGGTCGCGCACGCGCTGGCCGACGGCGCCCGCGCCGCGGCGTTGGCCGCCCGGCTTTTCGGCCGGGCCGCCCCGGTGCCCGAGGTGCCCGTCCCGCGGCCGGGCTGGTTGCCCTGGCGGGCCGCGGTGGCCGCGCGCACCCACCGCCAACTGGTGCGCGACACCCGTGCCGGGCGGCTGGCCCCCGGGGCGGGGCCGCGTCCGCTGCTGCCGACGAACGCCCGGCCCGCCGGTGTGCGTTCGCTGCGCACCCTGGTGCGGCACCGCGCGCAGCTGCCCGGTCCGACCGCCACGGTTGCGGTGCTGGGCGCGGTGGCGCAGGCGTTGTCCGATCTGCTTGGCGATCAAGCGGATTCGCTGGGCGCCGAGGTTCCGATGGCCAAACCCGGTGCACCGCAGGCGTACAACCACTTCGGCAACGTCGTGGTGGACCTGCATCCGAGGCTGGGGGCCCAGGCCCGCGCGGAGCGGATCGCGGCCGGCCTGGCCGCCGGGCGGCGCCGCTTCGGGCACCCGGCAACCCGGGCCGCCGACCGCGCATTCGCCGCGGTGCCGGCCGCGCTGTTGCGTTGGGGCGTAGACCAATTCGACGCCGACCAGCGTCCGTACCAGGTGGCCGGCAACACCGTGGTGTCCAGCGTCAATCGCGGGCCGGCCGATTTGAGCTTCGGCGGCGCGCGGGTGGTGCTGACGGCGGGCTATCCCGCGCTGTCGCCGGTGATGGGGCTGACGCACGGCGTGCACGGCATCGGGGACACCATCGCGATCAGCGTGCACGCGGCGGCGTCGGCGGTTCCCGACGTCGACGCCTACCTGGCGTTGCTCGACGCGGCGCTATGA
- a CDS encoding VOC family protein translates to MPSITPSLWFDDNLEEAATFYTAVFPNSHIEGFNRTTEAGPGEPGTVLSGSFVLDGSRFIGINGGPHFRFSEAVSFTVHCKDQDEVDYYWDRLSDGGEESQCGWLKDRFGLSWQIVPDRLFELIGDPDRSRAAAATQAMYGMRKIVIAELERAAASS, encoded by the coding sequence ATGCCATCGATCACCCCGTCCTTGTGGTTTGACGACAACCTGGAGGAGGCGGCCACGTTCTACACCGCGGTGTTCCCGAACTCGCACATCGAGGGGTTCAACCGGACCACCGAGGCCGGCCCGGGCGAGCCCGGGACGGTGCTGTCGGGCAGCTTCGTGCTGGACGGCTCGCGGTTCATCGGGATCAACGGCGGCCCGCACTTCCGGTTTAGCGAGGCGGTGTCGTTCACGGTGCACTGCAAGGACCAGGACGAGGTCGACTACTACTGGGACCGGTTGAGCGACGGCGGCGAGGAATCCCAATGCGGCTGGCTCAAAGACCGCTTCGGCCTGAGCTGGCAAATCGTCCCCGACCGGCTCTTCGAACTGATCGGCGACCCCGATCGCAGCAGGGCGGCGGCGGCCACCCAGGCGATGTATGGCATGCGCAAGATCGTCATCGCCGAGCTGGAGCGGGCCGCGGCATCCTCGTAG
- a CDS encoding alpha/beta fold hydrolase, whose protein sequence is MSTVSSSPETVEFAGVDGITLVADEWNRGSDGAGRPSILMLHGGGQNRFSWKNTGQTLADEGLHVVALDSRGHGDSDRSPQADYQIETLTADVLRVLDAIGRPVTIIGASMGGLTGILAAHRAGPAKVTRLVLVDVVPRFEKDGSARIRDFMISGLDGFDSLEQAADAVAAYLPYRSKPRSPEGLKKNLRLRDGRWCWHWDPAFMTKPGDDPELRTESFEQAAKNLSIPVLLIRGKLSDVVSPEGVRHFLATVPRAEFVELSNAGHTAAGDDNDAFSDAVVAFVKRR, encoded by the coding sequence ATGAGTACCGTCAGCAGCAGTCCCGAGACGGTGGAGTTTGCCGGCGTCGACGGGATCACCCTGGTCGCCGACGAATGGAATCGGGGCTCCGACGGCGCCGGCCGGCCGAGCATCTTGATGCTGCACGGCGGCGGCCAGAACCGTTTTTCCTGGAAGAACACCGGGCAGACGTTGGCCGACGAGGGGCTGCACGTGGTGGCACTGGATTCCCGGGGGCACGGCGACAGCGATCGCTCGCCGCAGGCCGATTACCAGATCGAGACGCTGACAGCCGACGTGCTGCGGGTGCTGGACGCGATCGGGCGGCCGGTGACGATCATCGGGGCGAGCATGGGCGGACTGACCGGCATCCTGGCCGCGCACCGGGCCGGGCCGGCGAAGGTGACCCGCCTGGTGCTGGTGGACGTGGTGCCCCGGTTCGAGAAGGACGGCAGCGCCCGCATCCGCGACTTCATGATCAGCGGCCTGGACGGCTTCGACTCGCTGGAGCAGGCCGCCGACGCCGTCGCCGCCTATCTGCCCTACCGCAGCAAGCCGCGCAGCCCCGAGGGGCTGAAGAAGAATCTGAGGCTGCGCGACGGCCGCTGGTGCTGGCACTGGGACCCGGCGTTCATGACCAAGCCCGGCGACGATCCCGAACTGCGCACCGAAAGCTTCGAGCAGGCCGCCAAGAACCTGTCGATCCCGGTCCTGCTGATCCGCGGCAAGCTCTCCGATGTGGTGAGCCCCGAGGGGGTCCGGCACTTTTTGGCCACCGTGCCGCGCGCGGAGTTCGTCGAGCTGTCCAACGCCGGGCACACCGCGGCCGGCGACGACAACGACGCGTTCAGCGACGCCGTGGTGGCGTTCGTCAAGCGCCGCTGA
- the gnd gene encoding phosphogluconate dehydrogenase (NAD(+)-dependent, decarboxylating), whose amino-acid sequence MQLGMIGLGRMGANIVRRVVKGGHECVVYDHNPDAVKAMAGEEKTTAVSSLQELAAKLSAPRVVWVMVPAGTITTGVIEELATTLEPGDIVIDGGNSYYRDDIRHSKTLSEKGIRLLDCGTSGGVWGRERGYCLMIGGDEEAFAHAEPIFATVAPGVDAAPRTPGRDGEVTRSEQGYLHCGPSGAGHFVKMVHNGIEYGMMASLAEGLNVLRNADIGKHVQEGDAETAPLSNPEFYQYDFDIPEVAEVWRRGSVIGSWLLDLTAIALHESPELKEFSGRVSDSGEGRWTSIAAIDEGVPTPVLTTALQSRFASRHLDDFANKTLSAMRKQFGGHAEKPAN is encoded by the coding sequence ATGCAGCTGGGGATGATCGGCCTGGGCCGGATGGGTGCCAACATCGTCCGCCGGGTGGTCAAGGGCGGACACGAATGCGTTGTCTACGACCACAATCCGGACGCGGTCAAGGCGATGGCGGGGGAGGAGAAGACGACCGCGGTCTCCTCGCTGCAAGAGCTCGCCGCGAAGCTGAGCGCCCCGCGGGTGGTGTGGGTGATGGTGCCGGCCGGGACGATCACCACCGGGGTGATCGAGGAGCTGGCCACCACGCTGGAGCCCGGCGACATCGTCATCGACGGCGGCAACTCCTACTACCGTGACGACATTCGTCACTCGAAGACGCTGTCGGAGAAGGGGATTCGGCTGCTGGACTGCGGCACCAGCGGTGGCGTCTGGGGTCGGGAACGCGGTTACTGCCTGATGATCGGCGGCGACGAGGAGGCGTTCGCGCACGCCGAGCCGATCTTCGCCACCGTCGCACCCGGGGTGGACGCCGCGCCGCGGACGCCGGGCCGCGACGGCGAGGTCACCCGGTCGGAGCAGGGGTATCTGCATTGCGGGCCGTCCGGCGCCGGGCACTTCGTGAAGATGGTGCACAACGGCATCGAGTACGGGATGATGGCCTCGCTCGCCGAGGGACTCAACGTGTTGCGCAACGCCGACATCGGCAAGCACGTGCAGGAAGGCGACGCCGAAACCGCGCCGCTGTCCAATCCCGAGTTCTACCAATACGATTTCGACATCCCCGAGGTCGCCGAGGTGTGGCGGCGCGGCAGCGTCATCGGATCCTGGCTGCTGGATCTCACGGCGATCGCGCTGCACGAATCACCGGAGCTCAAGGAGTTCTCCGGGCGGGTCTCCGACTCGGGGGAGGGCCGCTGGACGTCCATCGCCGCGATCGACGAGGGGGTCCCCACGCCGGTGCTGACCACCGCGCTGCAGTCCCGCTTCGCCTCCCGGCATCTCGATGACTTCGCCAACAAGACGCTCTCGGCGATGCGTAAGCAATTCGGCGGGCACGCCGAGAAGCCGGCCAACTAG
- a CDS encoding glucose-6-phosphate dehydrogenase, producing MADDDSHPSDLLVIFGITGDLARKMTFRALYRLERREELEHPIIGVASDDITLDQLLDRAREAIKATGETFDDAVFDRLAGRLSYLSGDVTDTGLYSELAEKIGGDSRPLYYLEMPPSLFAPIVENLAKADLLERARVAVEKPFGHDLESARDLNARLRAVLDEDQILRVDHFLGKQPVEELQYLRFANNALAKLWDRDSISEIHITMAEDFGIEDRGKFYDAVGAVRDVVQNHLLQVLALVAMEPPVGAGADDLNDKKAEVFRAMPSLDPEHCVRGQYRGYTEVPGVAKDSTTETYVALRTEIDNWRWAGVPIFLRAGKALPHKVTEVRMFLHHVPGFSFLPNRRPPEPNQIVLRIDPDPGMRLQLSAQVGDSWHDVHLDSSFAVDLGEPVRPYERLLYAAFNGDRQLFAREDAIEETWRIVQPVLDKPSRIHQYEQGSWGPEAAQALVHGRHAWQQPWLPQSTSTKR from the coding sequence TTGGCCGACGATGACAGCCATCCATCCGACCTGCTGGTGATCTTCGGAATCACCGGGGACTTGGCGCGCAAGATGACGTTCCGCGCGCTCTACCGGCTGGAGCGCCGCGAGGAGCTCGAGCACCCGATCATCGGCGTGGCCAGCGACGACATCACCCTCGACCAGCTGCTGGACCGCGCCCGGGAGGCGATCAAGGCCACCGGTGAGACGTTCGACGACGCAGTGTTCGACCGCTTGGCGGGCCGGCTTTCCTACCTGTCGGGCGACGTCACCGACACCGGGCTCTACAGCGAGCTCGCCGAGAAGATCGGTGGCGATTCGCGTCCGCTGTACTACCTGGAGATGCCGCCGTCGTTGTTCGCGCCGATCGTGGAGAACCTGGCCAAGGCCGACCTACTGGAACGCGCCAGGGTGGCGGTGGAAAAGCCGTTCGGCCACGACCTGGAATCGGCGCGCGACCTCAACGCCCGGCTGCGCGCGGTGCTCGACGAAGACCAAATCCTGCGCGTAGACCACTTTTTGGGCAAACAGCCGGTCGAAGAACTGCAATACCTGCGGTTCGCCAACAACGCCCTGGCCAAGCTGTGGGACCGCGACAGCATCTCCGAAATCCACATCACCATGGCCGAGGACTTCGGCATCGAGGACCGCGGCAAGTTCTATGACGCGGTGGGGGCGGTGCGCGACGTCGTGCAAAACCATCTGCTGCAGGTGCTCGCGCTGGTCGCCATGGAACCCCCGGTCGGGGCCGGCGCCGACGACCTCAACGACAAGAAGGCCGAGGTGTTCCGGGCCATGCCGTCGCTGGACCCGGAGCACTGCGTGCGTGGCCAGTATCGTGGCTACACCGAAGTCCCCGGTGTGGCAAAGGATTCCACCACCGAGACCTACGTCGCGTTGAGGACCGAGATCGACAACTGGCGCTGGGCCGGGGTGCCGATCTTCCTGCGCGCCGGCAAGGCGTTGCCGCACAAGGTCACCGAGGTCCGGATGTTCCTGCATCACGTGCCCGGCTTCTCCTTCCTGCCCAACCGCCGCCCGCCCGAGCCCAACCAGATCGTGCTGCGCATCGACCCCGATCCCGGGATGCGCCTGCAGCTGTCCGCTCAGGTCGGCGACTCGTGGCACGACGTCCACCTGGACTCCTCGTTCGCGGTGGACCTCGGCGAACCGGTGCGGCCCTACGAACGGCTGCTCTACGCCGCGTTCAACGGCGACCGCCAGCTGTTTGCCCGCGAGGACGCCATCGAAGAGACCTGGCGGATCGTGCAGCCGGTGCTGGACAAGCCGAGCCGCATCCACCAATACGAGCAAGGCTCCTGGGGACCCGAGGCCGCGCAGGCGCTGGTGCACGGTCGCCACGCCTGGCAGCAACCGTGGCTGCCGCAGAGCACGTCCACGAAACGATAA
- a CDS encoding adenylate/guanylate cyclase domain-containing protein: protein MTGMGDVLHVTVYILAGLAAVEAGALAVLWRRLVRSRAELDELRQRTDARNWLLAGGREAVKTVWNTANLVRKEGFGAAVRSSIEELADWAEVERPDLARVTPDGRVVILFTDIEESTALNERIGDRAWVKLISSHDKLVSDLVRRQSGHVVKSQGDGFMVAFARPEQAVRCGIELQRALRRNANRKRHEEIRVRIGIHMGRSVRRGDDLFGRNVAMAARVAAQAAGGEILVSQPVRDALSRSDGIRFDDGREVELKGFSGTYRLFAVLASPDPG, encoded by the coding sequence ATGACCGGCATGGGTGACGTGCTGCATGTCACGGTCTACATCCTGGCCGGGCTGGCCGCCGTCGAGGCCGGCGCGCTGGCCGTGCTGTGGCGGCGGCTGGTGCGCAGCCGCGCCGAACTCGACGAGCTGCGTCAGCGCACCGACGCCCGCAACTGGCTGCTCGCGGGCGGGCGGGAAGCGGTCAAGACGGTATGGAACACCGCCAATCTCGTGCGCAAGGAGGGTTTCGGCGCGGCGGTGCGCAGCTCGATCGAGGAGCTCGCGGACTGGGCTGAGGTGGAGCGGCCCGACCTGGCCCGGGTGACCCCGGACGGCCGGGTGGTGATCCTGTTCACCGACATCGAGGAATCGACCGCGCTCAACGAGCGGATCGGCGACCGGGCCTGGGTCAAGCTGATCAGCTCGCACGACAAGCTGGTCTCGGATCTGGTGCGGCGCCAATCCGGTCACGTGGTGAAGAGCCAGGGCGACGGATTCATGGTCGCCTTCGCCCGGCCCGAGCAGGCGGTGCGGTGCGGCATCGAGTTGCAGCGCGCGTTGCGCCGGAACGCAAACCGCAAGCGGCACGAGGAGATTCGGGTCCGGATCGGGATCCACATGGGCCGCTCGGTGCGCCGCGGTGACGACCTGTTCGGCCGCAACGTCGCGATGGCGGCGCGGGTCGCCGCCCAGGCCGCCGGCGGGGAGATCCTGGTGAGTCAGCCGGTGCGAGACGCGCTTTCGCGCTCCGACGGGATCCGGTTCGATGACGGACGCGAGGTCGAGCTCAAGGGATTCTCCGGCACCTACCGGTTGTTCGCCGTGCTGGCCTCGCCCGATCCCGGCTGA
- a CDS encoding putative quinol monooxygenase — protein MIFIVVKFETKPEWADRWPDLVAAFTAATRAEEGNLWFEWSRSLDDPAEYVLVEAFRDGDAGSAHVNSDHFKRAMQELPQALKSTPKIISQTVEATGWSRMGEMTVD, from the coding sequence ATGATCTTCATCGTCGTCAAGTTCGAGACCAAACCCGAGTGGGCCGACCGCTGGCCGGACCTCGTCGCCGCGTTCACCGCGGCCACCCGGGCCGAGGAGGGCAACCTGTGGTTCGAGTGGTCGCGCAGCCTGGACGACCCGGCCGAGTACGTGCTGGTGGAGGCGTTCCGCGACGGTGACGCCGGCAGCGCTCACGTCAACAGCGACCACTTCAAGCGGGCGATGCAAGAGCTCCCGCAGGCGCTGAAGTCCACGCCCAAGATCATCAGCCAGACCGTCGAGGCCACCGGGTGGTCGCGGATGGGCGAGATGACGGTCGACTAA
- a CDS encoding glycoside hydrolase translates to MVVIATLMSLINQVSGTPYISGGDSPAGTDCSGLASWIANAATDRPVFGDRFNTGNEEAALLARGFQYGTAPNALVIGWNGGHTAVTLPDGTAVSSGEHGGVHVGGAGAYQAGFTHHMFLPMPPEDGGAPPPPDAPPPPPDAPAPPPDAPPAPPEAPAVLIDAPAPVPPPPPGP, encoded by the coding sequence ATGGTCGTTATTGCAACATTGATGTCGTTGATCAATCAGGTCTCCGGCACGCCTTATATTTCGGGTGGAGATTCTCCGGCTGGGACCGATTGTTCGGGACTTGCTTCGTGGATTGCGAATGCAGCAACTGACAGGCCAGTGTTCGGAGACCGGTTCAATACCGGAAACGAGGAAGCCGCGTTGTTGGCCCGGGGCTTCCAATACGGCACCGCCCCCAACGCCTTGGTGATCGGCTGGAACGGCGGCCACACCGCGGTGACGCTGCCGGACGGGACGGCGGTGTCCAGCGGCGAGCACGGCGGCGTCCACGTCGGGGGCGCCGGTGCCTACCAGGCCGGATTCACCCACCACATGTTCCTGCCGATGCCCCCCGAGGACGGCGGCGCGCCGCCCCCGCCGGACGCACCGCCGCCCCCGCCGGACGCACCGGCTCCGCCGCCCGACGCGCCGCCTGCGCCGCCGGAAGCGCCCGCCGTTCTGATCGATGCGCCGGCGCCCGTGCCGCCGCCCCCGCCGGGCCCCTGA
- a CDS encoding VOC family protein gives MKFVSTRIITADVQRLVGFYEMVTRVSAVWANELFAEIPTPAATLAIGSDQTVPLFGAGSAEPAANRSAIVEFIVDDVDAEYERLREQLTEVVTEPTTMPWGNRALLFRDPDGNLVNLFTPVTPKARAKFGV, from the coding sequence ATGAAGTTCGTATCGACCCGCATCATCACCGCCGACGTGCAGCGCCTCGTCGGTTTCTACGAGATGGTCACCCGAGTCTCGGCCGTGTGGGCAAACGAGCTGTTCGCCGAGATTCCGACACCGGCGGCCACGCTGGCCATCGGCAGCGACCAGACGGTACCCCTGTTCGGTGCCGGATCCGCCGAACCCGCGGCCAACCGCAGCGCGATTGTGGAGTTCATCGTCGATGACGTCGACGCCGAATACGAGCGGCTCCGCGAGCAGCTCACCGAGGTCGTGACGGAGCCGACGACCATGCCGTGGGGCAACCGCGCGTTGTTGTTCCGGGATCCGGACGGAAACCTGGTCAACCTGTTCACTCCGGTGACGCCGAAGGCGCGGGCCAAGTTCGGGGTATGA
- a CDS encoding SDR family NAD(P)-dependent oxidoreductase, which translates to MGKLDGKVAVITGGSSGLALATAKLFVDEGAHVFITGRRRHALDEAVASIGRNVTAVQGDAANLDDLDRLFDTVKREKGSIDILFASAGTGGQARRLGEITEQDFDTVFGLNTRATLFTVQKALPLFNDGGSILMTGSIASVKGWPDYSVYSASKAALRSFARTWLNELKDRRIRVNVLSPGQVATPIQEKMFDAETKRQFESLIPRRTMGRPEEIATAALFLASDDSGYVNGVELAVDGGTSAI; encoded by the coding sequence GTGGGGAAGCTCGACGGCAAGGTGGCGGTGATTACGGGTGGCTCGAGCGGTCTTGCGCTCGCCACCGCCAAGCTGTTCGTCGACGAGGGAGCTCACGTCTTCATCACGGGCCGGCGGCGGCACGCTCTGGACGAGGCCGTCGCGTCGATCGGGCGCAACGTCACCGCCGTGCAGGGCGACGCGGCCAACCTCGACGACTTGGACCGGCTGTTCGACACGGTGAAGCGGGAGAAGGGCAGCATCGACATACTTTTCGCCAGCGCCGGCACCGGAGGGCAGGCGCGCAGGCTCGGTGAGATCACCGAGCAGGACTTCGACACGGTCTTCGGGCTGAACACCCGTGCCACCCTGTTCACGGTGCAAAAGGCGTTGCCGCTCTTCAACGATGGCGGGTCGATCCTGATGACGGGGTCTATCGCCTCGGTCAAGGGCTGGCCGGATTACAGCGTGTACTCGGCGAGCAAGGCCGCCCTGCGCTCGTTCGCCCGCACGTGGCTCAACGAGCTGAAGGACCGCCGGATCCGCGTGAACGTGCTCAGCCCGGGCCAGGTCGCCACACCGATTCAGGAGAAGATGTTCGACGCGGAGACCAAGCGGCAGTTCGAATCCCTGATTCCGCGGCGTACGATGGGCCGTCCCGAGGAGATCGCGACGGCCGCACTGTTCCTGGCCTCCGACGACTCGGGCTACGTCAACGGGGTTGAGTTGGCCGTCGACGGCGGCACCTCGGCCATCTGA
- a CDS encoding nitroreductase family deazaflavin-dependent oxidoreductase → MSFVEEKLLPQVLRVHDTVYRKTNGWIGHRTLWIPSLLLHTVGAKTGKPRTTSLTYARDGENYLVVASKGGAPEAPGWYHNLKAKPEAEINVGPKRFAVTARIVPPGDADYARLWEIVNKNNQNRYAEYQKRTSRPIPVVVLTPKS, encoded by the coding sequence ATGAGTTTCGTAGAGGAAAAACTGCTCCCACAGGTGCTGCGGGTGCACGACACGGTCTACCGCAAGACCAACGGCTGGATCGGTCACCGCACGCTGTGGATACCGAGCCTGCTGCTGCACACCGTCGGCGCCAAGACCGGCAAACCGCGCACCACGTCGCTGACCTACGCCCGCGACGGCGAAAACTATTTGGTGGTCGCGTCCAAGGGCGGCGCGCCCGAGGCCCCCGGCTGGTATCACAACCTCAAAGCCAAGCCGGAAGCCGAAATCAACGTGGGCCCAAAGCGTTTCGCCGTCACCGCGCGGATCGTGCCGCCCGGCGACGCTGACTATGCCCGGCTCTGGGAGATCGTGAACAAGAACAATCAGAACCGCTACGCCGAATACCAGAAGCGGACGTCGCGCCCGATCCCCGTCGTCGTCCTGACACCGAAAAGCTAG